The DNA sequence TCACATAAATTGTCACTATTCTCTGGCTCCCTATTATCGTTAAGGCCTATTGACCCGTTAAAAGATGTAGTCGTAGAAAGCTGtagttttgttcttttttaaaagaacatgggacgagaaaaaaaaacactccgCATTTTAATGACAACAATGACCTACACTACTAGGgtacatgaaaatttatttcaaaagacTCAGACGCGTTTCAAGATGCTTCGGTCTCAATACAGCAACAGCACCATGAATACGAGGACCTTCGCAAACGtggttctttctttttgttggaGGATTCGCTCCCTTTATGGAAATGGATCTCTAATCCAACTTTGCATTGCTTCATAGTGGTCAATTTTCTCACTTTCATCTCGCTGGAGGTCTTTTGTGCCAGCTTCACCGGAACGGCAACTAGAAGGAAAACagcttgttaattttttttaaaaaataatattgagcCTGATGTCAAGTATCAGACTTTAAGATAAGTTCGGTGTAGCTGAACAGTTTTCGCTTGGTATGAGTCCATTTGGGGTGATAACTCGCTACAGCAACAAATATTTACCTGGCATCAAAGTCTGCAATTTTTGGACAACTTCAGACGCCTGCGAGCAAGGCACGACCTGGAAGTAGAAGAACGTTTTCTCAAACGTCTCGTTGTTAGTCTTGGAGTCGCGTCGATCTGAAGTTATGACCTCCTTTGTGAATCCATGGCTTTCAAGGCTTGCATTCTTTAACATGGCCAGCATTCGGTTTACCGAGGGTTGGAAGTCTGCGTTGAAATTCCTCATCGTCAGCGATTCCTCAGGTCCATGTATCGcatctgtgaaaaaaaagaagagacaGACAAAAAGTGAACTTGATAGTTTTTAGTAAAGAAATTTAGATTGGATCGGCGAAGGATGATTTTACCTGCCAAAGATGAGAGTACAGCCaccacaaaaatggcaaccaaAACAAATAAGGAAGTCTTCATCTTTGTTGAGTTCCTGACTGATCCACTCAGACGCTTGGTTGTGAAGTTGCAATGATGACCAGTGTATTCACGGGTCTGTCTTTTATCCGAGTGAGCGTCACACAACCTCACGCTGAGTTGCTTTGTAttgtaaaacaagaaaacttaGCAGTTTAAGTTTACACGTGCCAGACGACTGACCATCCGTGATACCCAGGGAATAAACAGTTTCTTCacgaaaatatttatttttttaattaatagtAGTTTCAAGCTAAAACAAAAACCCGTAAAGGTTGTTGAGACTGAGATTAACCAAGATTCTCAGAACACACTGATATGTTAGGCTGTAATTGGCTTCTCTTTTATAACGACCGATACactctgtttttcttttttttttctttataagaATATACGTTATAAAAATATTCAGGTCTGAAAAACACTATTCttattcaaaaagaaaaaaaagagtgtgcgcaaacaaaattgaaatcatGTAAAACTGTGTAACGCAACccaaatatttaaaataaatgctaTCTTGATTGATGTTAAGTGACAACTTCAGCGATACAAAGAGCTTTAATCAGTTATCTTTAAGCACGTCTTATCAGGTCTTATTGCCATTGATTTATTGAAATGCTTTTAGTATTCTATGTAGATTtaagaacagcttaaaaattAGGCGTTCCGACCCGGAAACGTGGTTCTAATTTTTATGAACCTGAGAATTTTCAACTCACGGAcacttaaccccttaactgccgactgagcgctcagggcacttacagattttactctgtctaacgccagacgattttactcgtcaatggggaaccccttggacggggaAGGGTTAAACGCACACTCACCCCACAGAAATCGTCGTAGAGgatgatttctttgaaaattttgcgAGTGTTACACGTAGACCACTTGCACCCTTTCCTGATTTGACTTCATTTGCATTGTTGGCAACGAAATGTCAAGAGTGCTCAGTGGAGCCGATATTCAAAAAAGCCGTTCCTCGGGCATCGTGATGCTGGCTGGGACGTACGCCATCTTAGATAAAAATTGGCTGGGAATTACTTAGGAATATTAGCTTGCTGGCGAGTTTTTCTACCCAAACTATTTTGGCTGAGAGATGACACGCAACACCCACTTCCTGCCTTACACACAAACTCATTTTTTATCGCTTTGCTGGGAGAACACTCCAAGGAGTTAACGCCCAGTACAGCGCCGATCAAATAATGTGCGGATGACATCTGTAACTGTGAATTAAACCTCTTCTACGCCCTCTATTCAAAATCTGACAACTGGCTGTCAATCAGTGTAAAATCAACTGTTTCATACACTTACGCATAGACCGGTACGTCAGAGGGAGAGGGAGCTGCGGACGTTTTGAGCTTGCTATTCAAAAGTTACACTTGAATGCTTTAgagctttttcttcttcgtttGGAATCGTTGGTATGTATTTTCTGGGGATCACAACCTAATATTGTTTAGTACCGGTAAGTGCAAGGTAAGTGCTTACTTGCTTACTAACTCACTATGTGCATCATGATGTGCGAGTGACCGAAATAAGCCAAGTATATTTGACTCGCATTACAACAGTTGATAAGGTTCTCTTATTGAAATATCTATTATAGCTGATACAACACACAAGTTTTGTATTTGTATGCGTTGTTTGAGCCGTCTGAAAGAATACTCGAATTAACCGGAGTGAAAAAAATCTGATAACGACGGTTTTTCCGCCCGGTAAACGTTAGAAAATGCGGGAAATTATGCCTCTTTTGTTAAATCGCACTGAGTTCGCCacttttcttgccttttttctagcctttttgtttagtttttaaatgaaatatttatcaATTTTACGGAATGATATTCAGTAAAATTACATGTATTCCCATCTCAAATCTGATGGAGCTGCAAAGTGACATCATTGTGTGGAAAATTGGTCCAGCAAAGGAGTTGAGGTAAGAACTTGTAGTAAATTCAAAAATAACCTTATACTTAAGCTTTCTGTTCAATTTCATAGAGAAAACTGGGTTGTACAATCGAACTACGTCTTGCCAAACAGTcgttttcatcaaattttaccACTCAATAAGACTTCCTCGCGAATACCTCAGTAACGCAAGATTGTTTACATAGTTCATGTTGATAAACTGGCCAGTGTTTTACTGACAAGCTTGGGCCCTGCTTTCCAGGCGTTTTCGAGTGGGCGGCCTCTGCAATTCGAACTTAAACAAGCTTCCAGCTTTCGACCGCCGTTTTCAGTTAAAAGAACACGCCTATATTGTAGAGAGTGATCATTGCGTTATATGAAAGGTTTCGTGTTTAATTAAATGCTGTAAATCACACATATTTTGAGATCATgaattttcaattccttctctgttactttttgtctttttttcgaTTTGAGTTTTATCGTATGACacactttcattgttttgtgtcGTCAACTGCATGAGAGTTTCAAAGACCTGAAGTATTTTGAAGGTATAGTTAGACTTGTGTTCGATCATACTGGAAGAAATGAGACTACACTTTGAGATCAAATTTTTGTGCTTGAGATcatatttttgcaataatgTGACAGACCTGCGCGGTCTCCGTTTTGTGGTTACAGATAATTTGGAAACCTTCAGTCAACAGTCTTGCTTAACTAGCATGTAGTAAGCTGTCTTCCATCGCTAGACAAATTTAGTGTccgataatttatttttattgttgacaatGAGTGCTTTAAAGTGCTATAAGTTCCAAGCAAGGACTTTTTTGGAAATATAGAACCAGCTTTGGTTAATGGGCCCCTGTTTTAAAGGTTATTTATCTTATAAATTTGACCGGCCAGAGGCGATACGTGAGCGGGCCAAAACTGATGAGTTTCTGCCGTCATTGGGTCCGGAAACTCTCCGGAAATTATTTGGAGCCCTAGATGCTAGTGAAAAGTTTTCTTATTCCTCTCTTTAtcacatttttaaaaacaccacttttagatttccttttttacgAAAATTAACGTGTGTTAGTAAAATGTGGAAAATCGTAGGGAATTTTTTGGATAACTTTCGATAATTGTATCTGAATGGAGCGCTCATCTATAAATGTTTAGTCGTTTTCAAGCAATAGAAAATTCTAGGCAGTACTTTTTTccgaaaagaaattttacagAGAACAGTGGATGTTAGAAAAAGATTGCAGAAGCCCTTTTTTCGCTTTCTGAGCTCCTGAGCTGACGTTCtgcaggttaaaaaaaattgtttttaattggATAGAGCAGACAAGTTCCGGAAATACCGTGGAATCAACTTGTCTTgtgttaaaaaatgcaaactgTTTTCACAGGcgaaaaaagagaattttagCACCGATAACACTGATAAAACAGTTGCTGATAAATACCGCAGCCGATGCCGTCGCGCCTATTGACGGATGCGTGCCAAATAACAGCGGAATTTgtaaaaagtaagaaaattcaaagcacTTCATCTCCATTCCATTCCTAGCAGCTTaagcctttcttttttttatgtggTAGGCTTTTACAATTCCCACTCTCCTCAGATTTGCAAGCCTGACCAATTTATTTGCCTGaccaaataataaattatgtaagAGAACCTCCACCTAGAGTCGGGTTATATAGCCTCGACAAAGGAGCGAATACATCCAGATCAAATATCAACAGAGCATTGACGAGAACGAACTCTAGAAGTTCAAGGAAGACAGACTGACCATTGCCAAATATCAAGACACGTGGCAGAAGTCAGAAAAGCGAGTAAAGCAGTTTTAaggcaaaaacagaaaaactttTCCAAAGAGCATGACAGCAATTCCCCCGGGGGTAGTGAGGCATTTGCAAATAATAAGCGATAAACAAGTTGATCAGCTGCAAGCATACAAGACCATTAAACAAATAGTCATCCCTTTGTATACCATTATATAAGGTGCCAACGTTTCAGGGAAACATAACTTTGTATAGCcaacaaaacgtttgtttcaGTGTTATTTTACTTGGgaaaagttacattttgatTACTGGTAATTGCCAAGGCTCTGAGAAGATTGCACTACAGAGGACATTCTCGAAAGAAAAAGTCCTTCAAAGCCTCCTCTCGACTAAAATAAAGATTTCTGAAAACTAGCCCATTTTTACGTGTAAGTACGACAGGAACGTTAATTTATTACCGAACTGTTTGAAAACACCTGTGAAGTGTATATTTGTTACGATCTTGCATAGCGTATCTTGTGGTGATGACTTCGTCACTGGCACAgcattctcattggttgactTGTGGCAATTGTCTTTGTGACCTCTataaagatcttgcaatacatcggcgattgtctttgtgacgtcagttaagatcttgcaatacatcggcgattgtctttgtgacatctgtaaagaccttgcaatacacCGGTGATTGTCTTTGTGTCGTCTGTTAatatcttgcaatacatcggcaattgtctttgtgacgtctgttaagatcttgcaatacatcggcgattgtctttgtgacatctgtaaagaccttgcaatacatcggtgattgtctttgtgtcgtctgttaagatcttgcaatacatcggcaattgtctttgtgacgtctgttaagatcttgcaatacatcggcgattgtctttgtgacatctgtaaagaccctgcaatacatcggcgattgtctttgtgacgtctgttaagatcttgcaatacatcggcgattgtctttgtgacatctgtaaagaccttgcaatacatcggcgattgtctttgtgacttctataaagatcttgcaatacatcggcgattgtctttgggatatctgtaaagaccttgcaatacatcggcgattgtctttgtgacgtctgttagGATCTTgaaatacatcggcgattgtctttgtgacatctgtaaagaccttgcaatacatcggcgattgtccttgtgacgtctgttaagatcttgcaatacatcagcgattgtctttgtgacgtctgttaagatcttgcaatacatcggcgattgtctttgtgacatctgtaaagaccttgcaatacatcggcgattgtctttgtgacgtctgttaagatcttgcaatacatcggcgattgtctttgtgacatctgtaaagaccttgcaatacatcggtgattgtctttgtgacgtctgttaagatcttgcaatacatcggcgattgtctttgtgacgtctgttaagatcttgcaatacatcggcgattgtc is a window from the Acropora palmata chromosome 1, jaAcrPala1.3, whole genome shotgun sequence genome containing:
- the LOC141893631 gene encoding uncharacterized protein LOC141893631, which gives rise to MKTSLFVLVAIFVVAVLSSLADAIHGPEESLTMRNFNADFQPSVNRMLAMLKNASLESHGFTKEVITSDRRDSKTNNETFEKTFFYFQVVPCSQASEVVQKLQTLMPVAVPVKLAQKTSSEMKVRKLTTMKQCKVGLEIHFHKGSESSNKKKEPRLRRSSYSWCCCCIETEAS